A region from the Sutcliffiella horikoshii genome encodes:
- a CDS encoding DUF378 domain-containing protein: protein MSTIQRIALVLTIVGAINWGLIGFFQFDLVAAIFGGQSAALSRIIYGLVGIAGLINLGLLFVPSEQHEREIEPRTTR from the coding sequence ATGAGTACTATTCAACGTATCGCACTAGTACTGACTATTGTCGGAGCTATCAACTGGGGTTTGATTGGTTTCTTCCAATTCGATCTTGTAGCAGCTATTTTTGGCGGCCAAAGCGCAGCCTTGTCCCGTATCATATACGGTCTGGTTGGAATCGCTGGACTAATCAATCTAGGACTTCTTTTCGTCCCATCTGAGCAGCACGAAAGAGAAATCGAACCAAGAACAACTCGATAA
- the yugI gene encoding S1 domain-containing post-transcriptional regulator GSP13, translating into MSDKFEIGSVLTGKVTGIQPYGAFVALDEETQGLVHISEITHGYVKDVNEHLKMGDEVQVKVLSVDEKSNKISLSIKATQEAPAEAPAAAPRKPKKRQATVVKNHTEAAPGGFNTLKDKLEEWIEQSNRNDLIKK; encoded by the coding sequence ATGTCTGATAAATTCGAAATTGGAAGTGTATTAACTGGGAAAGTAACGGGTATTCAACCTTACGGAGCGTTCGTTGCGCTTGACGAAGAAACTCAAGGTCTTGTTCATATTTCTGAAATTACGCACGGTTATGTGAAAGATGTAAACGAACATTTAAAAATGGGCGATGAGGTTCAAGTAAAGGTTCTTTCTGTTGACGAAAAGTCCAACAAAATCAGCTTGTCCATCAAAGCTACTCAAGAAGCTCCTGCTGAAGCTCCAGCAGCTGCACCAAGAAAGCCTAAGAAGCGTCAAGCTACTGTAGTGAAAAACCACACAGAAGCAGCTCCTGGCGGTTTCAACACGCTTAAAGACAAATTAGAAGAGTGGATCGAGCAATCCAACCGTAACGACCTAATCAAGAAGTAA
- a CDS encoding iron-containing alcohol dehydrogenase, which translates to MDNFTFYNPTKLIFGKGQLETLPQEMEAYGKNVLLVYGGGSIKRSGLYDDVINTLHKAGATVTELAGVEPNPRLSTVRKGVELCKENQIDFLLAVGGGSVIDCTKAIAAGAKYDGDVWDIVLKKQIATEALPFGTVLTLAATGSEMNAGSVITNWETNEKYGWGSPVTFPKFSILDPVNTFTVPKDHTVYGIVDMMSHVLEQYFHQTTNTPLQDRMCEAVLTTVMETAPKLLEDLESYEHRETILYNGTIALNGMLQMGYRGDWATHGIEHAVSAIYDIPHAGGLAILFPNWMEHVMGANLSRFKQLAVRVFGVQDNGSTDEEIALEGIRRLREFWSSLGAPTRLADYDIDDKNIDKMADHVMSQGAVGNFKSLSHEDVTSILKASL; encoded by the coding sequence ATGGATAATTTTACTTTTTATAATCCAACAAAGCTAATTTTCGGAAAAGGGCAACTAGAAACGTTGCCACAGGAAATGGAGGCTTACGGCAAAAACGTTCTCCTTGTTTATGGTGGAGGAAGTATTAAGAGAAGCGGGCTTTATGATGATGTGATCAACACTTTACATAAAGCAGGTGCAACGGTAACGGAGCTTGCAGGAGTGGAACCTAATCCTAGATTATCAACAGTAAGAAAAGGTGTCGAGCTTTGCAAAGAAAATCAAATCGACTTCCTTTTGGCCGTTGGTGGCGGAAGTGTAATCGATTGTACGAAAGCAATCGCTGCCGGTGCTAAATATGATGGCGACGTCTGGGATATTGTACTTAAAAAGCAAATTGCAACAGAAGCTCTGCCGTTTGGAACAGTATTGACACTTGCTGCAACAGGCTCTGAAATGAATGCAGGATCTGTTATCACCAATTGGGAAACGAATGAAAAATACGGCTGGGGCAGTCCAGTGACGTTTCCGAAGTTCTCCATTCTAGACCCGGTCAATACCTTTACTGTACCAAAAGATCACACTGTTTACGGTATTGTTGATATGATGTCACATGTATTAGAGCAGTATTTCCATCAGACAACTAACACACCACTGCAAGATCGTATGTGCGAGGCTGTTCTAACCACTGTGATGGAAACGGCTCCCAAGCTATTAGAAGACCTGGAGAGCTATGAACACCGCGAAACGATTCTTTACAATGGAACCATCGCGCTTAATGGTATGCTGCAGATGGGATATCGTGGCGACTGGGCGACTCATGGCATTGAGCATGCTGTTTCTGCCATCTATGACATCCCTCATGCTGGTGGATTGGCTATCCTGTTCCCGAATTGGATGGAACATGTTATGGGTGCAAACTTAAGTCGATTCAAACAGTTGGCTGTTAGGGTGTTTGGGGTACAGGATAATGGTTCAACAGACGAGGAAATAGCACTGGAGGGCATTCGCAGACTTCGTGAATTCTGGTCAAGCCTTGGCGCTCCTACACGTTTAGCCGATTATGATATTGATGATAAGAATATCGATAAAATGGCTGATCATGTTATGTCACAAGGAGCAGTAGGGAATTTTAAATCACTTTCACATGAAGATGTCACTTCCATTTTGAAAGCATCTTTATAA